The genomic DNA GCCATCGAATTATGCTCCAAACTGAATAAAAATTCTACAGACAGCATTGCTCTAACCAAGAGATTGATCAGGGAAACATCCTCACTGAACTACAAAAATTCCGTAAAACTTTCTCAAAAGTATAATGTTATTAGCAGATCAACCGAGGAATTCAAATCAGGAATCGACAAGTTTCTTAACAAATGAACAGGTATTAATATGGATTTAAAAGCCACAATCCGCAGTATCAAAGACTTCCCAAAACCCGGGATAATGTTCCGGGACATAACCACTTTGCTTGAAAATCCCTTGGCACTTAACTATTCCGCTGAAGAGATTTATAACAGGGTGAAACATCTTGGCATAACCAAAGTAGCCGGAATAGAGTCAAGAGGTTTTATTTTGGGTGGAATTGTTGCCTCCCTCTTAAATGCGGGATTTGTCCTTATCAGAAAGCCGGGAAAACTTCCTTCAGCAAAGTATTCGGAAGATTATTCGCTCGAATATGGTACAGATTCGATTGAGATGCATGTTGACTCGATCAAAAAAGGGGACAGAGTGCTGCTTCATGATGATCTTCTTGCCACGGGTGGTACTGCCGCAGCAGCAATAAAACTGATCGAAAAAGCCGGTGGTGAGGTTGTTTCGATTCAATTTATTATAGAGCTTACTTTTCTGCCCGGCAGGGAAAAGCTTACAGGATACGATGTTGACAGCCTTGTAGCTTATGAAGATGAGAATTAACCCGGCGATTATTTAAAACTGAAACGGCTCCCTTTCGGGAGCCGTGCAGTGCAAGTAGTTTAAAGGTATATACAACTTTATGTTATTTGACTAGGGAATTTAACACTTCTCTGATAATTTTGCAACCCTTTAATAAATCATCACTCTGAATGATCAGAGGTGTTCTGAAGCGAACACTTCTTTCACCACAGGAAAGAATCATTAGTTTTTCTTTCCAGCATCTCGAGATGAATTCATTTCTTGTTGCTTTATCAGGCATGTCAAAAGCACACATCAAACCTCTTCCTCTAACTCCGGAAACCAGAGCGGGGAATTCAGTTTGCATATCGTTCAGTTCCGAAAGCAGCAGATCTCCCATGATAGCAGAGTTCTGAACTAAACCTTCCTCATGAATCACTTGAAGGATTTTGGCAGCTCTAACCATATCGGTCAGATTTCCACCCCAGGTTGAGTTGATTCGTGAAGAAACTTTAAACACATTATCCGGCTCTTCATTTACGCGGTCACTAACCATAATTCCACAAACTTGCATTTTTTTACCGAATGAGATGATGTCTGGCATTACGAAGTGCTCGGATGCCCACATTTTACCTGTCAATCCAACTCCTGTCTGGACTTCATCAAACATAAGCATGATATCATTTTCATCGGCAATTTCTCTCAGTTTCAAAAGAAATTCCTTTCTGAAATGATTGTCACCACCCTCTGCCTGTATTGGTTCAATGATTATAACCGCAATATCGTCAGGATACTGTTTGATGGCGGAATAGATCTGAGCTATTGCCTCATTCTCGGCGTCAATAACCTCCTGAAGGTTATCCTTTAACGGGAATATAATTTTTGGGTTGAGAACACGGGGCCAGTCAAATTTAGGGTATAAATTCACCTTGTTCGGGTCGGTGTTCGTAAGAGACATCGTGTACCCTGTTCGTCCGTGAAATGCCTCTTTGAAATGAAGGACTTTATGTCCCTTTTCTTCTTTGTATCCTTTTCTAAAGTTCTTGCGAACTTTCCAGTCGAAGGCAACTTTTAATCCGTTTTCAACAGCTACGGCACCACCTTCAACAAAGAACAGGTATTTGAAATGATCAGGCATTACATATTTGCTGATGGTATCGACAAGTTCCGCCTTAAAAACAGTATAAATGTCACTGTTTGAAGGTTTATTCAGAGCTGCCCATGCCAATTTTTCACGAAACTCAGGATTGTTGAGTTTAGGGTGATTCATCCCCAAAGCCGAGGATGCAAAAAATGAGAAGAAATCCAGATACTCGTCACCGGTTCTCTCATCAACCATATAGCAGCCGTGGCTTTTTTTAATATCGAGTACAAAATCGTATCCATCAGCGAGAATATGCTTGTGGAGAATTGGAAAAACATCATTTGCAGTAACATTATGTTCACTGAAAGTTGCTGTATTATTCATAGAACACCTCCCGTAAGGAAATTTATCTGAAAGAAAAGCGTATGTAAAAAAAAGGATTTGTAAAGTCTGGGGGGAGTGTGCTTAAAACACTGATTCGAATTTGGAGACAAAATAGCTGCGGAGGAGCCGGGGGCTAAATGACTCGTTGAAAGGACGACAAGGGTAAATTAAATTGTTTAATCTCATACCTTAATATAATCAATTTCAATGAGAGAATAAATTACAGTTTGTTGATCTTTTAAGTTTTTTTGTACAGTAACTCAGCCCAAAAAGAAAAACGAAATTCCATTTATCTATTATCCATATATTTCGGTGATACATTTATTAATTTCTCGGGAGAAAAAATGGATTTCCTAAAAACACTTGGAATCGAAGAAATAAATTATGGTTCGTGCACCGGTCGCGAATGGAAGAAAACTGAAAATGCCGGAAAACTTGAGATATATTCACCAGGATCAGGTGAGAAGATAGCCTCCGTTTATCAGGCTTCAGAGTCTGATTACGAAGAGATTATTCAGAAAGCTTCTGAGGCTTTTATTTACTGGCGTGATGTACCGGCTCCTAAAAGAGGAGAGATTGTCAGACAGATAGGTGATGAACTCCGTAAATATAAAGATCCGCTTGGAAGACTCGTTTCGTATGAGATGGGTAAATCCCTGCAGGAAGGCTGGGGTGAAGTTCAGGAGATGATCGATATTTGTGATTTCGCAGTAGGTCTGTCAAGACAGCTTTACGGACTCTCCATGCATTCCGAGAGACCCGATCACAGAATGTATGAACAATGGCATCCCCTCGGAATCGTATGCACTATTTCGGCATTTAATTTTCCTGTAGCGGTATGGTCGTGGAACGCAATGATAGCTGCGGTTTGCGGTGATGTTAATTTGTGGAAACCAAGCTCGAAAGTCCCGTTGGCTGCGGTCGCAGTACAGAAAATTGTTGCCAGAGTGCTTGAAGTCAACAACATACCTGAAGGCGTTTTCTCTCTTATTGTTGGTAAAGGTTCAACCATTGGAGAAAGAATCCTTAATGACAAAAGAATTCCGCTCATATCTTTAACAGGATCGACCCGTGTCGGGAAACATGCAAATTCCGTAATAGCAGGCAGATTCGGAAAGGCGATCATGGAGCTCGGCGGTAACAACGCTATCATTCTTACTCCGGATGCAGATCTTCAACTGGCAGTACCTGCCATCGTGTTTGGAGCGGTAGGAACAGCCGGACAGAGATGTACTTCCACACGCCGTCTGATTATCCATGATAGTATTTACGACAAGATTAAAGATACGCTCGTAAAAGCCTACGGATCACTTAAAATCGGAAATCCTCTTGATATTGCTAACCATGTGGGTCCACTCATCGATAAAGGTGCGGTAGCTGATTTTTCCAAGGCAATCGAAGAAGTAAAAAAATCGGGTGGAAAAGTTCTCTATGGCGGAGAAGTACTTTCCGGTGAAGGTTATGAATCAGGCTGCTATGTGAAACCGGCAATATGTGAAGTTGAAAACAGCTATCCGATTGTTCAGGAAGAAACTTTTGCACCAATTCTGTATCTGATTAAGTACAGTGGTGATGTAAAAGAAGCCATAGCCATTCAAAACGATGTGGTGCAGGGACTCTCTTCTGCAATATTCTCATTGAATATGAGAGAAACAGAAGAATTCCTCTCTGCCCGCGGTTCTGACTGTGGAATCGCAAATGTGAATATCGGAACTTCAGGTGCCGAGATCGGTGGTGCCTTCGGTGGCGAAAAAGAAACCGGAGGGGGCAGAGAATCAGGATCTGATTCATGGCGTGCTTATATGAGAAGACAAACGAATACCATCAACTTCTCAACGAAAATACCACTCGCTCAGGGAATCAAGTTCGATCTTTGATTAAGTATCTCGCTTAAGCATTAAGCCTAATATTCTTAAGCTGCCCGAGAATAAGTCCGGGCAGCTTTTTTGTTTTAAATCCGGAGAGGAAAAAATAACCGGAACACTCTCAGGATTGTGATTGTTTATTATGAAAAAAGGAGATACGATGAATAATTTAAAAATATTTTTTCTGTTTGTATCCGGTTTGTTACTTGCTTCTTGTGGCGGGACTGCCGAGAATATCAAACCAGGAATGTCAGCACCTCAATTTTCATTGAGTGATCAAAACGGAGTAACAGTCTCACTTTCCGATTTCAAAGGAAAGAGCCCTGTAGTTCTCTATTTTTATCCAAAAGCGGGCACACCCGGTTGCACAAAACAGGCATGCGGAATAAGAGATAACTTCAAGAAGTTTGAGGAGAACGGAATAAAGGTTCTGGGTATAAGTGTTGACGATACCAAAAGTCTGAAAGAATTTGAAACTGAACAAAAGCTCAATTTTACACTTCTCTCAGACTCGGATAAAAAAACAAGTGAAGCCTACGGGGTTTTGAATAAACTTGGCATGTCCAGCCGAATCACATTTATTATCGACAAATCAGGTAACATCGCGCATATCTTGAGAGATGTCGATGTATCCAGCCATGCAGAAACCGTTTTCAATCTTTCGAAAAAGCTTATTTAGCCAAGAGTCCTGTTGAAAATATAGTCGATATTTCGCATTGAATTTGTTAGATCAAATATTGCATCGAACCTCGTCGGATCAATATTTTGAACCACTTTTTCGTTTTTAAGGAGTTCTTCCTTCAGATTTAGTGAGGTATCACGCCAGACTCTCATTGCCGCATCCTGAACCGTTGCATACGATTCTTCCCGTGACATTCCCGATTCGGTTAAAGCGAGCAGGACTTTCTGAGAATAAATCAGTCCACGGGTGAGATGGATGTTTCTCATCATGTTCTCAGGGTAAATAATAAGTTTTGTGACAAGGTCAATCGATTTTTGTAACATGTAATCGATAAGTATTGTGGCATCGGGAAAAACCACCCGTTCAACTGATGAGTGTGAGATATCCCTTTCATGCCAAAGGGCAATATTTTCGATGGCAGGGGAGACATAGGAACGCATCAGCCTCGCCATACCTGTAATCCTCTCACAGATGATCGGATTTCTTTTATGTGGCATTGCGGATGAGCCTTTTTGCCCTTTTCCAAAGTATTCCTCAGCTTCAAGAACTTCTGTTTTTTGCAGGTGTCTTATCTCGGTAGCAATTTTTTCGAGGGTACCTCCGATTATACCGAGCACAGACAGATAAAAAGCATGACGGTCTCTTTGAATGACCTGAGTGGAAACCGGCTCCGGTTTTAGCCCAAGTTTTTCACAAACGAATTCTTCAACAACTGGTGAAAGGTGATCGAAAGTGCCCACTGCTCCGGAAATCTGTCCTGTTGAAATTTCATCAATCGCCTTCGTAAACCTCTCCCGGTTTCTTTTCATCTCATCGTACCACTGAGCAAATTTCAAACCCATTGTAGTAACCTCGGCATGTATTCCATGCGTTCTGCCGATGCATAATGTGTTTTTATGCTCAACTGCTCTCGTTTTCAGAGCATTCGTGAGAAGATCGATCTTCTTTAAAATGATGCCCGATGCTTCCTTGATCTGCACCGAAAGAGCTGTATCCAAAACATCCGAAGAGGTCATTCCATAATGCAGGTGCCTGCTCGCAGGTCCAATATTTTCATTAACATTGGTGAGAAATGCTATAACATCATGTTGGGTTGTGAGTTCAATTTCACTGATTCGCTCAACTGAAAACGAGGCTTTCTCCTTTATTACCGCAAGATCTTCCTTAGGTACTTCACCTGTGCCGACTCTTGCTTCTGTAGCCAGGATTTCGATTTTGAGCCATGTTTCATATTTAAATTGATCGCTCCAGATTTTTCCCATTTCCGGAAGAGTATATCTGTCGATCATTTTCTTTTCTCCAGTTCCATTTCAAGTTTTAAATTCTTTTCATCGCGAAGAACGGAGAATGTAACATTCTGTCCTGTTCTGTATTCCTGCAAAGCACCGAGAAGAGTGTTCCGGTTGCTGATCTTGAAATCTCCGAGTGCAAGTATTACATCACCATTCTTGAATCCGGCTTTCTCTGCCGGTGAATTTTTCATAACGCTGTTTACGATCACTCCTCTGGAGTTGGGAAGCTTGAAGTAAGCTGCAATTTTTTCATCTATATCCTGAACTCCAAGGCCTGTGAAGAAATTTCT from Bacteroidota bacterium includes the following:
- a CDS encoding adenine phosphoribosyltransferase, with the translated sequence MDLKATIRSIKDFPKPGIMFRDITTLLENPLALNYSAEEIYNRVKHLGITKVAGIESRGFILGGIVASLLNAGFVLIRKPGKLPSAKYSEDYSLEYGTDSIEMHVDSIKKGDRVLLHDDLLATGGTAAAAIKLIEKAGGEVVSIQFIIELTFLPGREKLTGYDVDSLVAYEDEN
- the lat gene encoding L-lysine 6-transaminase — its product is MNNTATFSEHNVTANDVFPILHKHILADGYDFVLDIKKSHGCYMVDERTGDEYLDFFSFFASSALGMNHPKLNNPEFREKLAWAALNKPSNSDIYTVFKAELVDTISKYVMPDHFKYLFFVEGGAVAVENGLKVAFDWKVRKNFRKGYKEEKGHKVLHFKEAFHGRTGYTMSLTNTDPNKVNLYPKFDWPRVLNPKIIFPLKDNLQEVIDAENEAIAQIYSAIKQYPDDIAVIIIEPIQAEGGDNHFRKEFLLKLREIADENDIMLMFDEVQTGVGLTGKMWASEHFVMPDIISFGKKMQVCGIMVSDRVNEEPDNVFKVSSRINSTWGGNLTDMVRAAKILQVIHEEGLVQNSAIMGDLLLSELNDMQTEFPALVSGVRGRGLMCAFDMPDKATRNEFISRCWKEKLMILSCGERSVRFRTPLIIQSDDLLKGCKIIREVLNSLVK
- a CDS encoding aldehyde dehydrogenase family protein — translated: MDFLKTLGIEEINYGSCTGREWKKTENAGKLEIYSPGSGEKIASVYQASESDYEEIIQKASEAFIYWRDVPAPKRGEIVRQIGDELRKYKDPLGRLVSYEMGKSLQEGWGEVQEMIDICDFAVGLSRQLYGLSMHSERPDHRMYEQWHPLGIVCTISAFNFPVAVWSWNAMIAAVCGDVNLWKPSSKVPLAAVAVQKIVARVLEVNNIPEGVFSLIVGKGSTIGERILNDKRIPLISLTGSTRVGKHANSVIAGRFGKAIMELGGNNAIILTPDADLQLAVPAIVFGAVGTAGQRCTSTRRLIIHDSIYDKIKDTLVKAYGSLKIGNPLDIANHVGPLIDKGAVADFSKAIEEVKKSGGKVLYGGEVLSGEGYESGCYVKPAICEVENSYPIVQEETFAPILYLIKYSGDVKEAIAIQNDVVQGLSSAIFSLNMRETEEFLSARGSDCGIANVNIGTSGAEIGGAFGGEKETGGGRESGSDSWRAYMRRQTNTINFSTKIPLAQGIKFDL
- the bcp gene encoding thioredoxin-dependent thiol peroxidase, translating into MNNLKIFFLFVSGLLLASCGGTAENIKPGMSAPQFSLSDQNGVTVSLSDFKGKSPVVLYFYPKAGTPGCTKQACGIRDNFKKFEENGIKVLGISVDDTKSLKEFETEQKLNFTLLSDSDKKTSEAYGVLNKLGMSSRITFIIDKSGNIAHILRDVDVSSHAETVFNLSKKLI
- the purB gene encoding adenylosuccinate lyase codes for the protein MIDRYTLPEMGKIWSDQFKYETWLKIEILATEARVGTGEVPKEDLAVIKEKASFSVERISEIELTTQHDVIAFLTNVNENIGPASRHLHYGMTSSDVLDTALSVQIKEASGIILKKIDLLTNALKTRAVEHKNTLCIGRTHGIHAEVTTMGLKFAQWYDEMKRNRERFTKAIDEISTGQISGAVGTFDHLSPVVEEFVCEKLGLKPEPVSTQVIQRDRHAFYLSVLGIIGGTLEKIATEIRHLQKTEVLEAEEYFGKGQKGSSAMPHKRNPIICERITGMARLMRSYVSPAIENIALWHERDISHSSVERVVFPDATILIDYMLQKSIDLVTKLIIYPENMMRNIHLTRGLIYSQKVLLALTESGMSREESYATVQDAAMRVWRDTSLNLKEELLKNEKVVQNIDPTRFDAIFDLTNSMRNIDYIFNRTLG